Genomic DNA from Mycobacterium stomatepiae:
GGTTTCGTAGTCGCGGCTGCGTAGATGCGGTAGGGCCGACCAGGTCCCCAACCGGTAGCGCGACGGCAAATGTGGTGCGATGCCGGCGAAGTCCAGTGAGTAGGCGTGCAGGCTGGGGTGCAGCCGGATCAGATCGGTGCGCGCGGTGCTGCCGTCGCTGAACACGATCTTGTCGACGGTGTGCGAATAGGTGCCGCCGCGGTAGCGCGTCATGTGCGGTAGCTCGGTGGCCGGCCGGACCTCGATGCGACGGCGGGTCGCCACCGGCGCCAGTGCGCGGCTGGATATGGATAAAACGGTCATCGCTGGTTGGTCTTCCCGGAAGATTTCGACTGTTGCGCGCTTCCGTACGCGCGGGCGAATGCCCGCTAGCGGGAAAAAAGCGCGACGATTAGAAAGTCAGAATTGGGTCGTCAGGAATCAACAACAGCAACAACAGTCCACGGCAAGGCGGCGCGAAGGAACGAAGCGCGGCTGTGCAACGTGGTGCATGTGACCACTATAGGGCAATATCGGGGCAGGGTTCGCCAGACCTCGCAGCACCGACCCGTGGTGGAAAAAATCTCGATGAGTTTTACACTTGCCTCGGCTCAGCGTGGAGCTCTCAGGTTGGTGACCTGTGGCTCTACATCCGTGCTAAGCGTTCGACAATGACGGAAGGACCAAGATGACGTCGGCTCAAAACGAGTCTCAGGCTCTCGGGGATCTCGGTGCCAGGCAGCTCGCCAACGCGACCAAGACTGTCCCGCAGCTCTCGACGATAACGCCTCGGTGGCTGCTGCACTTGCTGAGCTTCGTGCCGGTGGAAGCCGGTATCTACCGGGTGAACCGGGTGGTCAACCCCGAGCAGGTCGCCGTGACGGCCCAAGAGGGAGCCGCGCTGGACACGCCGCTGGCGGAGACCTTCGTCGACTACGAGACCAGCCCCCGCGAATACACGCTGCGCAACATCTCCACGCTGCTCGACGTCAGCACCCGGGTCTCCGACCTGTACTCGAGCCCGCACGACCAGGTCACTCAGCAGCTGCGGCTGACGATCGAGACGATCAAAGAGCGCCAGGAATTCGAGCTGATCAACAGCCCCGAGTACGGGTTGCTCGCGCAGGTGACCCCGGAGCAGACGATCCAGACCCTCGGCGGCCCGCCGACCCCCGACGACCTCGATGCGCTGATCACCCGGGTGTGGAAGACGCCCAGCTTCTTCCTGACCCACCCGCAGGGTGTCGCGGCGTTCGGCCGCGAGGCCACCTACCGCGGCGTGCCGCCGGTCGTCGTCAGCCTGTTCGGCGCGCAGTTCATCACCTGGCGCGGCATTCCGATCATTCCGTCGGACAAGGTGCCCGTCGAGGACGGCAAGACCAAGTTCATCCTGGTGCGCACCGGCGAGGAGCGCCAGGGTGTGGTGGGCCTGTTCCAGCCGGGCCTGGTCGGAGAGCAGGCGCCGGGCCTGTCGGTGCGGTTCACCGGCATCAACCAGTCGGCGATCGCGCGCTACCTGGTGACCCTGTACACGTCCTTGGCTGTCCTCACCGACGATGCGCTCGCCGTGCTCGAAGACGTGGCTGTGGACCAGTTCCATGAGTACAAGTGAGTGCCGAGCGGTAGACGCCGAAAGCGACCTGCCCTTGGGCGCCGCGGAAATCGCGGCGCTGGCCAACCAGCTGTACGCGGCCAGCATCCGCCCGGGACCGGACAGCCCACCGCAGTCGGCGCCGGTCGCCCCCCGGGGCAGCGTGCCGGACACGACGGCGGCCACCTCGGCCGGGCAGACCGCGGCGGGCAGCTCCGATCTGTATTCGGCGCCGCTACCGCTACTCGGTATCAAGGACATCTACGTCCCCGCTCCGACATCTCCCGAGCCGGAACCGCCACCCCAGGCGGTGCCGGTAGCTCCGCGCGGCAATGCGCCGGACACCTCGGCGGCGCCGTCGGGCGCCCACGCGATCGGAAGCGTCGCCGACCCCTATGTGCCGTCCGGCGTCGCCGATTTCAGCGCGTTCGAGGTGCCCAGCGCCGGCATTGTTCCGACGGTGCCCGGTGTGCTGGCCGGGGCCTCGAATCCGGGGCAGCCGAGCGCTCCGGTGGCACCGCGGGGTTCGGCTCCGTACTCGGGCATCGGGTGGCATCCCGATGCGCCGACGGTTGGCAAAGTGGGCTGGTCCGACGCGGTGCCCGCCGCGCCGGCAGCGCTGCATGCGCCGACAGGTGACGAGGCCAATTACCACTTCCTGACGGCGTCGGACCCGGTGCCTCAACTGGCGGAAGACCACGAAGTGTTCGACGTCAACGCGATCCGGGAGGACTTTCCGATCCTCAAGGAGCAGGTCAACGGAAAGCCGCTGATCTGGTTCGACAACGCGGCGACCACCCAGAAGCCGCAGTCGGTGATCGACCGGATCTCGTACTTCTACGCGCACGAGAACTCCAACATCCACCGTGCCGCACATGAGTTGGCGGCCCGGGCCACGGATGCCTACGAAGAGGCTCGCGACACCGTCGCCGACTTCATCGGCGCGCCGTCGTCGGAGAACATCGTGTTCGTGCGCGGCACCACCGAAGCGATCAACCTGGTTGCCCATGCCTGGGGTGGCAAGCACCTGCAGCCCGGCGACGAGATCGTCATCACCAACCTTGAGCACCACGCCAATATCGTTCCCTGGCAACTGGTTTCGCAGAAAACGGGCGCGATTCTCAAGGTGGCGCCGATCGACGACGCCGGCAATCTACTGCTGAACGAATTCGAGAATCTGCTCGGGCCCAGAACCAAGTTGGTCTCTGCCAGCCAGGTGTCCAACGCGCTGGGCACGGTGGTGCCGGTTGACAAGATCGTCGAACTGGGCCACCGCTACGGCGCCAAGGTGCTGATCGACGGCGCTCAGTCGATTCAGCACATCCCGGTCGACGTCGCCGAACTCGGGGCCGACTTCTTCGTGTTCTCCGGACACAAGATCTACGGCCCCACCGGAATTGGTGCGCTGTACGGGACCGAGGAGGCGTTGACCGAGACGCCGCCGTGGCAGGGCGGTGGCCACATGATCGCCGACGTCACGATCGAACGCTCGCTGTATCAGGGGCCCCCGACCAAGTTCGAGGCCGGCACCGGCAACATCGCCGACGCGGTCGGGCTCACCGAAGCGCTGCGCTATGTGCAGCGCTTGGGTGTCGAGCGCATCGCGGCTTATGAGCAGCGGCTGCTCGACTACGCCACGCCACGCCTGGCCGACATCCCCGGTGTCCGGTTGGTGGGTACCGCGCAGGAGAAGGCCAGCGTGCTGTCGTTCGTGTTGGCCGGACACGAGCCGCTCGAAGTCGGCAAGGCCCTCAACGCCGAAGGCATCGCGGTGCGTGCCGGTCACCATTGCGCGCAACCGGCGCTGCGGCGTCTCGGATTGGAGGCGACGGTGCGTCCTTCGTTCGCCTTCTACAACACATTCGAGGAGATCGATGTGTTCCTGTGGGCGGTGCGCCGAATCGCCGAGGGCGGCACCAACGTCGGCTAGCGACCCTCACTGTGCGGCTGGGGTTTTGAGTGTGCGGTCACGGCGGCTTCGGCATGGGTGGATTCAAGGTTTGGTTGCAACAGTTGTGTCTGTCGGGGTGGACAGTAGCTTGTTGAGGCGGTTGGTGGGGTTGTCCCAGTTGAAGCGTTTTCGGGGTCGTCCGTTGAGTTCGTCGGCGACGTAGGCGAGGTGTTCGGCGTCGTGCACCGAAAGGTCGGTGCCCTTTGGAAAGTATTGCCGTAGTAGGCCGTTGGTGTTCTCATTGCTACCGCGCTGCCAGGGTGAGTGGGGATCGCAGAAGTAAACCTCGATGCCGGTGTCGATGCTGATGCGGGCGTGGTGGGCCATTTCGTGGCGTTGGTCCCAGGTCACGGTGCGGCGCAAGGTGGCGGGCAGGTCTTTGACCGCGGCGATCATGGCCTCGGCGACGGCCTCGGCGCTACGGGTATGGGGTAGGTGCAGCAGTCGGACATATCCGGTGGAACGTTCAACCAGCGTGCCGATTTGAGAGGCCTGGTCCTTGCCGATGATCAGGTCTCCTTCCCAATGGCCTGGCACGGCGCGGTCGTTAGCTTCGGCGGGCCGCTCACTGATGTTGACCATGCCTTGGATACGGCCGCGGCCGTCACCGGCGCGGGCCCGTCGGCGCGGTTTACGCAACGCGCGCCCGGTGCGCAGGCATGTCC
This window encodes:
- a CDS encoding family 2A encapsulin nanocompartment shell protein; this encodes MTSAQNESQALGDLGARQLANATKTVPQLSTITPRWLLHLLSFVPVEAGIYRVNRVVNPEQVAVTAQEGAALDTPLAETFVDYETSPREYTLRNISTLLDVSTRVSDLYSSPHDQVTQQLRLTIETIKERQEFELINSPEYGLLAQVTPEQTIQTLGGPPTPDDLDALITRVWKTPSFFLTHPQGVAAFGREATYRGVPPVVVSLFGAQFITWRGIPIIPSDKVPVEDGKTKFILVRTGEERQGVVGLFQPGLVGEQAPGLSVRFTGINQSAIARYLVTLYTSLAVLTDDALAVLEDVAVDQFHEYK
- a CDS encoding family 2A encapsulin nanocompartment cargo protein cysteine desulfurase; amino-acid sequence: MSTSECRAVDAESDLPLGAAEIAALANQLYAASIRPGPDSPPQSAPVAPRGSVPDTTAATSAGQTAAGSSDLYSAPLPLLGIKDIYVPAPTSPEPEPPPQAVPVAPRGNAPDTSAAPSGAHAIGSVADPYVPSGVADFSAFEVPSAGIVPTVPGVLAGASNPGQPSAPVAPRGSAPYSGIGWHPDAPTVGKVGWSDAVPAAPAALHAPTGDEANYHFLTASDPVPQLAEDHEVFDVNAIREDFPILKEQVNGKPLIWFDNAATTQKPQSVIDRISYFYAHENSNIHRAAHELAARATDAYEEARDTVADFIGAPSSENIVFVRGTTEAINLVAHAWGGKHLQPGDEIVITNLEHHANIVPWQLVSQKTGAILKVAPIDDAGNLLLNEFENLLGPRTKLVSASQVSNALGTVVPVDKIVELGHRYGAKVLIDGAQSIQHIPVDVAELGADFFVFSGHKIYGPTGIGALYGTEEALTETPPWQGGGHMIADVTIERSLYQGPPTKFEAGTGNIADAVGLTEALRYVQRLGVERIAAYEQRLLDYATPRLADIPGVRLVGTAQEKASVLSFVLAGHEPLEVGKALNAEGIAVRAGHHCAQPALRRLGLEATVRPSFAFYNTFEEIDVFLWAVRRIAEGGTNVG